AGGGATTCGAGACGATCGCGAAGGCCGAGGTAAAGCTGGCGCCGGTCATGCGAAGGATCGTGGATGACGCCGCAAAGTTCGCCGAGCCCCATGCCGTCCAGCCGGTATTTCACCACGTCGAGCGCGGTGCGTTTGTCGCAGACAAAGAGGACACGTTCGCCCCGCGCGAGATGGTCGCCGATAATGTTGGCGATGGTCTGGCTCTTCCCGGTGCCGGGCGGACCGTGGATGACGAGCGCGGTGCTGCGGCGCGCGTGGGCGACGGCTTCAGTCTGACAAGGATCGGCGTGCGTGATGAGAAAAGGCGCGGCGTCGCTCAAAGCGGCGGGGGAGTCTGGAAGCGGTGGCGGCGTGGCCGCCTGAATGTCGCGGTGGTGGCTCGCGGTGTGATTCCATTCGCGCGCGGCGGGCAGGTCGTGCGGCGCGGGTTCGTTGAGCGCGAGGGGGGAGAGGAAAGCGCGAACCGGATTTTCGAGTGCGCGCTCGTTTTCGATCATCCATTTGGTATCGCGCAGGAGACCGGGATTGGTGAGCGGGAAAAGCCCCAGCACGGCCGAGGGAACAAGCGAAGTGCAATCGGGAAGCGCATCGGCGCGCGGCACCGGCTGGAGCGGCGTGGCGGCGGTGAAGGCATCGCGGGAAAAGGGAAGTCCGGTCGCGCGAGTGACGAGCGCGAGCACGTCGGTGATTTCCTGCCAGGGATTTTCGCCGGTATCGTCGGCGAAGAGGGTGTCGGTGTCCTCGCCTGTCTGTTGTTCAATCCAAGCGAGCAGCGCGGGGTTCGGAATGATGAGGTCGCTGCCGTCGCCGGCCGTCTCGATGGTGACTCCGGTGCGCCCGCCTTGGCGAACGCGAAGATTGACCGGGGCAAGCAACACGGGGGCGAGCAGGTTTTTTGTTTGAAAGCCGCGGCGTGCGCCGCCGTTGGCCGCGGGAATGGCGATGAGAGGAAAGCCCAGGAAGAGCGCATTTTCGCCGTGGTCATTATAATAGTCGGTGGCGTCGGTGGCTATTTCCCGGAGCTTGGCGAGGACACGCCGTTGACGCTCGGCGGCGCGGGCGGCGGCTTTTTGCTCGTCAGACCACTCTTTCTCGGGATACGGCGGGGGCGTGAACGCGGGCGTCTTGGCGGGAAACTCGACTGAACGTGTCGGCGGGCCAAAAAGCAAACCAAGCGCGGAGGCCGAAGCGGTGCCTTGAAATGCATCCAGTTCGGTGAAGTCGATCCGCTGGCGGCTGTTGTGCGGGCGGGCATTGAGACCGGGCCCGTGCGCGAGACTGGCGTTGAGCCGCTGAAGCATGGTTTCGAGGATCATGATGGAAACGGGGAGGATGCGCGTGGTGTCGCGGATGATTATGGCTAGATGTGGACGGACGCGCGGCAAGCGCAGATTCTTGTTGTTGGGTCAAGGTGTGCGCATGAGACAAGGCAGACGGTCCTTCAGGGAGGAAAACCGGCGATTGTTTTTTCCCGCGCGGTGCGCTTGGATGGGCGGCGTGACCAGGAACGAGATTGCCGATGTGCTCAACGATATCGCGGTGCTGCTCGAACTAAAGGGCGAGAATCCGTTCAAGACGCGCGCCTATCAGGCCGGGGCGCGCACGCTGGAGGCGCTGGAGGAGGACCTCGGCGCGGTCATCGCGGAGGGACGGCTCGGCTCGCTCAAGGGCATCGGCGAGGCACTGGCGAAAAAAATCACGGAGCTGCACGAAACGGGCCGGCTGGACTTTTATGAAAAGCTGCGCGCGTCCATCGCGCCCGGGCTGGTCGAGATGCTTGAAATTCCGGGGCTCGGCGCGAAAAAAATCAAGGCGCTGCACGAAAAGCTCGGCATCGATACGATCTCCGCGCTCGACCATGCCTGCCGCGACGGGCTCGTCGCCGGCCTGGCCGGATTCGGCGAGAAAACACAGGAGAACATCCTCGCCGGCATCAGGAATCGCGAGGCCTACGGGAAGCGCCATCTCTGGTGGGACGCGGCGGGCGTGGCGGAGCCGATCCTGGCGAGGCTGCGCGGATTGCCGCAAGTGCGCCGCGCGGAGCACGCGGGCAGCCTGCGGCGCGGGCTGGAAACGGTGGGCGACCTCGACTTCATCGCGGCGGTGCGCGCCGGGGAGGACGCCGCGCCGGTGGCGGACTGGTTTGCCGCGCAGCCGGGCGTGCAGGAGGTCACGGCGCGCGGCGTGACGAAGGCGAGCGTGCGCTTCGAGGGTGGCCTGCAGGCGGATTTGCGCATCGTGCCCGAGGAGCAATTCGCGTTTGCGCTGCATCATTTCACGGGATCGAAGGACCACAACGTGCAGATGCGCCAGCGGGCGCTCGCGCGCGGGCTGAGCCTCAGCGAGTGGGGGCTGGAGCCGGCGGAAGGCGAGGGCACGGTGAAGGCAAAGGCGGCGGCGGGCGCGGCGAAACACATCAGGGTCGCCAGCGAGGAGGAGCTTTTCAAGGCGCTCGGGCTGGCGTTCATCCCGCCGGAGCTGCGCGAGGGGCTCGGCGAGATCGCGGCGGCGGAGGCGGGAAAGCTTCCGCGCCTGGTCGGGGCGGCGGACCTACGCGGCGTGTTTCACAACCACACGACCGAGTCCGACGGGCGCAACACGCTCGAGGAAATGGCCGCGGCGGCGCAGGACCTGGGCTGGGAATACCTCGGCATCGCCGATCATTCGAAATCGAGCTTCCAGGCGCGCGGGCTCGACGAGGAGCGCCTGCTGGCGCAGATCGGTCGTATCGAAAAACTAAATACAGCGGGAAAATTCACCGTGCATGTATTTGCGGGCACGGAGTGCGACATCCTCCGGGACGGGCGGCTGGACTTCGACGACGTGGTGCTGGCGCGGCTGGACTACGTGGTGGCGTCGGTGCACAACGCGTTTTCGCTGGACGAGGACGCGATGACCGCGCGCATCATCCGCGCCATCGA
This genomic stretch from Termitidicoccus mucosus harbors:
- the polX gene encoding DNA polymerase/3'-5' exonuclease PolX, which gives rise to MGGVTRNEIADVLNDIAVLLELKGENPFKTRAYQAGARTLEALEEDLGAVIAEGRLGSLKGIGEALAKKITELHETGRLDFYEKLRASIAPGLVEMLEIPGLGAKKIKALHEKLGIDTISALDHACRDGLVAGLAGFGEKTQENILAGIRNREAYGKRHLWWDAAGVAEPILARLRGLPQVRRAEHAGSLRRGLETVGDLDFIAAVRAGEDAAPVADWFAAQPGVQEVTARGVTKASVRFEGGLQADLRIVPEEQFAFALHHFTGSKDHNVQMRQRALARGLSLSEWGLEPAEGEGTVKAKAAAGAAKHIRVASEEELFKALGLAFIPPELREGLGEIAAAEAGKLPRLVGAADLRGVFHNHTTESDGRNTLEEMAAAAQDLGWEYLGIADHSKSSFQARGLDEERLLAQIGRIEKLNTAGKFTVHVFAGTECDILRDGRLDFDDVVLARLDYVVASVHNAFSLDEDAMTARIIRAIENPHVTMLGHLTGRLLLRREGYRVNAAKIIDAAIANGVVIELNANPWRLDMDWRHWRRAAERGLLCSINPDAHETAGLAYVAAGVNAARKGWLEKKHVVNTLPLAKMKAWLRE